In one Macaca fascicularis isolate 582-1 chromosome 6, T2T-MFA8v1.1 genomic region, the following are encoded:
- the IL13 gene encoding interleukin-13 codes for MRPLLNPLLLALGLMALLLTMVIALTCLGGFASPSPVPPSTALKELIEELVNITQNQKAPLCNGSMVWSINLTAGVYCAALESLINVSGCSAIEKTQRMLNGFCPHKVSAGQFSSLRVRDTKIEVAQFVKDLLVHLKKLFREGQFN; via the exons ATGCGTCCGCTCCTCAATCCTCTCCTGTTGGCACTGGGCCTCATGGCGCTCTTGTTGACCATGGTCATTGCTCTCACTTGCCTCGGCGGCTTTGCCTCCCCAAGCCCTGTGCCTCCCTCTAcagccctcaaggagctcattGAGGAGCTGGTCAACATCACCCAGAACCAGAAG GCCCCGCTCTGCAATGGCAGCATGGTGTGGAGCATCAACCTGACAGCTGGCGTG TACTGTGCAGCCCTGGAATCCCTGATCAACGTGTCAGGCTGCAGTGCCATCGAGAAGACCCAGAGGATGCTGAACGGATTCTGCCCGCACAAGGTCTCAGCTGGG CAGTTTTCCAGCTTGCGTGTCCGAGACACCAAAATCGAGGTGGCCCAGTTTGTAAAGGACCTGCTCGTACATTTAAAGAAACTTTTTCGCGAGGGACAGTTCAACTGA